One segment of Cerasicoccus sp. TK19100 DNA contains the following:
- a CDS encoding transglutaminaseTgpA domain-containing protein, translated as MLLLILVGFAYAVAHCLWYAGQPMGAHPVLDGKENLQLAWDIADGALPKEPFYRAPLYPLVISLGMGLGLPESLWPDFARLINLLSWLASLWLVARLARGLWDDDRAALGATAIWAFYPVGLFFLGDPLDITLSIALLLGGLDRAVAFTKTASAQAALASGFLLALAALTRPQMWAIALSIPVLLIFIACYFGGRAPEIVDEKNPQKSKRPPRWTVFFILVGLAIPALMMGAFNQKISGKFAIMPTQGAFNLWAANKPGAHGKYYAQGIEIYQHDQHMNPARVESIHQYREAMGPDAPLGWEEVNDYWRAQTREMISDDPIGWFGRLARKGYYLLNHYEQYNNKTYSVHRELSPWLRFNFLGWGILLVAAAPLIFFGRKNPFALAVILFAFAALSAGLILTYVSARFRLPLAPLLAIIAGGWFTLPWRGSNGRGLALGGVACLLAAGLAFTSLFAVREPDTRVQDYLLLGYAALDAGQDEVALDWANTALENNPSRLAAKELLVVARFNLDLARLIESGEKPDNLALARRIEDAMPISQISPRVRYVYGVYLNWSTMPDLARPIWEGLLGYDDSVTQSALTALIMVSEPTSRMKIALAQLPPEEWSPPLRVAIMHRNGQALSSEDEALLDQLQLIYD; from the coding sequence TTGCTGTTATTGATCCTTGTGGGCTTTGCCTATGCCGTGGCGCATTGTCTGTGGTATGCTGGTCAGCCAATGGGCGCTCATCCGGTACTGGATGGAAAAGAAAACCTCCAACTGGCTTGGGATATCGCCGACGGCGCATTGCCCAAGGAGCCGTTTTACCGCGCGCCACTTTATCCGCTTGTCATCTCGCTCGGGATGGGGCTGGGCTTACCGGAATCGCTGTGGCCGGACTTCGCGCGGCTGATCAATCTCCTGTCCTGGCTGGCCAGCCTGTGGCTGGTGGCACGCCTGGCGAGAGGCTTGTGGGACGACGATCGCGCCGCGCTTGGGGCCACTGCAATTTGGGCCTTTTATCCAGTGGGGCTCTTCTTCTTGGGCGATCCGCTGGACATCACGTTGAGCATCGCCCTGTTGCTCGGTGGCTTGGATCGCGCCGTCGCGTTTACCAAAACCGCGAGTGCGCAGGCGGCGTTGGCCAGCGGATTCCTCTTAGCGCTGGCGGCACTAACGCGCCCGCAGATGTGGGCTATCGCGCTGTCGATACCAGTATTGTTAATCTTTATCGCCTGCTATTTTGGCGGACGCGCACCGGAGATCGTCGACGAAAAGAATCCGCAAAAGTCGAAACGTCCGCCGCGTTGGACGGTGTTTTTCATTCTGGTTGGCTTGGCAATTCCCGCGCTAATGATGGGTGCCTTTAATCAGAAAATTTCGGGCAAATTTGCGATCATGCCGACGCAGGGGGCATTCAATCTTTGGGCTGCGAATAAGCCCGGGGCCCATGGTAAATACTATGCGCAGGGCATCGAAATCTATCAGCATGATCAGCACATGAACCCGGCGCGCGTGGAGTCGATTCACCAGTACCGCGAGGCGATGGGGCCCGACGCGCCGCTGGGCTGGGAGGAGGTCAACGACTACTGGCGGGCGCAGACTCGGGAGATGATTTCGGATGACCCGATTGGCTGGTTTGGCCGCTTGGCGCGCAAGGGCTATTACCTGCTCAACCACTACGAACAATACAATAACAAGACCTATTCCGTGCACCGGGAGTTGTCGCCGTGGCTGCGTTTCAATTTCCTGGGGTGGGGTATCTTGCTGGTGGCGGCCGCGCCGTTGATTTTCTTTGGGCGGAAAAATCCTTTTGCGCTCGCGGTTATTTTGTTCGCCTTTGCTGCGCTGTCCGCCGGGCTGATTTTAACCTACGTGAGCGCACGTTTCCGCCTGCCGTTGGCACCCCTGCTGGCGATCATCGCGGGCGGTTGGTTTACGCTGCCTTGGCGCGGCTCGAATGGACGCGGGTTAGCGCTGGGCGGTGTGGCATGTTTGCTCGCTGCCGGGCTGGCGTTTACGTCACTCTTTGCCGTGCGCGAGCCGGACACCCGCGTGCAGGATTATCTGCTGCTGGGTTACGCGGCACTCGATGCCGGGCAAGATGAAGTGGCGCTGGATTGGGCCAACACCGCCCTTGAAAACAATCCCTCGCGCCTTGCCGCGAAGGAGCTGCTCGTCGTCGCCCGATTTAATTTGGACCTCGCGCGCCTCATCGAATCTGGCGAGAAGCCCGATAATCTCGCGCTGGCGAGGCGTATCGAAGACGCCATGCCGATCAGCCAAATATCGCCGCGCGTGCGCTACGTTTACGGTGTGTATTTAAACTGGAGCACCATGCCTGATCTAGCGCGGCCGATCTGGGAGGGCCTGCTCGGATATGATGATTCTGTGACGCAAAGCGCGCTGACTGCCTTGATCATGGTCAGCGAGCCGACATCGCGTATGAAGATCGCGCTCGCGCAGTTGCCGCCGGAGGAATGGTCGCCGCCACTGCGCGTCGCGATCATGCATCGCAATGGACAGGCACTTTCCTCCGAGGACGAGGCGCTACTCGATCAACTTCAGTTGATCTACGACTAA
- the ppk1 gene encoding polyphosphate kinase 1 has product MATQKKAKNKRKLAYFNRELSWLAFNRRVLEQAQSEQQPLLERLKFLSIVSSNLDEFFEIRVAGLAQQVESGVVEVGIDGLGPKEQLRRIHAITSSLVKDQYKCWHTQLVPQMKNEGIVFKGRKELTRKELNWAKQYFAEQVYPVLTPMAIDPSHPFPQLVNKSLNILVKLTEPGRGRKEPRMAVIPVPRILPRVVYLDVEGAKQQTYIFLSDLIKMFDDELFPGYRMKGAWAFRITRNSDLYIDEEEVENLLTKIEEELNKKRKGDPVRLEIEDDVDEEMLDSLLKANDIPSDYVFRINGPINLLRLMSVYSMIERPDLKDKPHQAYVPEELKATSNLFANIRSRDHLLHHPYDSFSPVVDFLNQAVVDPKVFAIKQTLYRTSGDSPIIDALKRACENGKQVTALVELKARFDEANNIQWARELEEVGVHVVYGLVHLKTHCKCCLVVRREGNGLRRYAHLGTGNYNPKTAKIYTDLSLFTANEKLTSEVADLFNTLTGFSLSPQFKNLLVAPFTLHSEIQKRIKRETRNAKAGKPARIIAKCNSLIEKETINNLYEASNAGVQIDLIIRGICSLVPGVAGMSENIRVRSVVGRFLEHSRIYYFENGDGESELFVGSADWMSRNFFRRIECVFPIYDPELKDRVVKGILPAYLKDTTAKVLKANGAYSPIRRTKADENFSSQEYFLVNPLGPNRDTALAIPEPPPTDD; this is encoded by the coding sequence ATGGCCACGCAGAAAAAAGCAAAAAACAAACGAAAACTCGCCTACTTCAACCGTGAACTGAGTTGGCTCGCATTCAATCGTCGAGTCCTCGAACAAGCTCAAAGCGAACAGCAACCGCTGCTCGAACGGCTGAAATTCCTGTCGATTGTGTCGTCCAATCTGGACGAGTTTTTTGAAATCCGCGTGGCTGGTCTGGCGCAGCAAGTAGAGTCTGGCGTAGTCGAAGTCGGCATCGATGGCCTTGGCCCGAAGGAGCAATTGCGCCGCATTCACGCGATCACCTCCTCACTCGTTAAAGACCAATATAAGTGCTGGCACACACAACTGGTGCCACAGATGAAAAACGAAGGCATCGTTTTCAAGGGGCGCAAGGAACTGACCCGCAAAGAGCTGAATTGGGCCAAGCAATACTTCGCCGAGCAGGTTTACCCTGTGCTCACCCCTATGGCGATCGACCCCTCCCACCCTTTCCCGCAACTGGTCAACAAATCGCTGAACATCCTCGTCAAGCTGACTGAGCCCGGGCGTGGTCGTAAAGAGCCGCGCATGGCCGTCATCCCGGTGCCACGCATCCTGCCACGTGTTGTCTATCTGGACGTCGAGGGGGCCAAGCAGCAGACGTATATCTTCCTCAGTGACCTCATCAAAATGTTTGATGACGAGCTGTTCCCCGGCTACCGCATGAAGGGTGCCTGGGCCTTCCGCATCACGCGCAACAGCGATCTCTACATCGACGAAGAGGAAGTCGAAAACCTGCTCACCAAGATCGAGGAAGAGCTCAACAAAAAGCGCAAGGGCGATCCCGTGCGCCTGGAGATTGAGGACGATGTTGACGAGGAAATGTTGGACAGCCTGCTCAAGGCCAATGACATTCCGTCGGACTACGTTTTCCGCATCAATGGCCCGATCAACCTGCTGCGCTTGATGAGCGTTTACTCGATGATTGAGCGCCCCGACCTCAAGGACAAACCGCACCAAGCCTACGTACCCGAGGAGCTCAAAGCGACGTCGAACCTCTTCGCCAACATCCGTAGCCGCGACCACCTGCTCCATCATCCATACGATTCTTTTTCCCCGGTGGTGGACTTCCTGAACCAGGCGGTAGTAGACCCCAAGGTCTTTGCCATCAAGCAGACACTCTACCGCACCAGCGGCGACTCACCCATCATCGACGCTCTCAAGCGCGCTTGTGAAAATGGAAAACAAGTCACTGCGCTCGTCGAGTTAAAGGCCCGCTTCGACGAGGCTAACAACATCCAGTGGGCGCGTGAACTGGAAGAAGTCGGCGTGCATGTGGTCTATGGTTTGGTGCACCTCAAGACGCACTGCAAATGCTGTCTCGTAGTCCGCCGAGAAGGCAATGGCCTGCGTCGCTACGCGCATCTGGGCACCGGGAATTACAACCCGAAGACAGCCAAGATTTATACTGACCTGAGCCTCTTTACGGCCAACGAAAAGCTCACCAGCGAGGTCGCGGATTTGTTCAATACGTTGACTGGTTTCTCGCTCTCTCCGCAGTTCAAAAACCTGCTGGTCGCACCCTTTACACTTCACTCGGAAATCCAAAAACGTATCAAGCGCGAAACGCGAAACGCCAAGGCAGGCAAGCCCGCGCGCATCATCGCCAAGTGCAACAGCCTGATTGAAAAAGAAACGATCAACAACCTTTACGAGGCCTCAAATGCCGGCGTGCAGATCGACTTGATTATTCGCGGCATTTGCAGCCTCGTGCCAGGCGTGGCCGGGATGAGCGAAAACATTCGCGTGCGCAGCGTCGTGGGTCGTTTCCTGGAGCACAGCCGCATTTATTACTTTGAAAACGGAGATGGTGAATCCGAGCTGTTTGTTGGCAGCGCTGACTGGATGTCGCGCAATTTCTTCCGTCGCATCGAGTGCGTTTTTCCGATCTATGACCCCGAGTTGAAGGATCGTGTGGTGAAGGGAATTCTGCCCGCCTACCTCAAGGATACCACGGCAAAAGTTCTCAAAGCCAACGGTGCCTATAGCCCGATTCGACGCACCAAAGCCGATGAGAATTTCTCATCTCAGGAGTATTTTCTGGTGAATCCACTGGGGCCCAATCGTGACACCGCGTTGGCTATTCCCGAGCCGCCTCCAACCGATGATTAG
- a CDS encoding glycosyltransferase, translating to MKSLLISGRCPYNNHQENSLQEAGVDARIYENWGIHLPEHLDAILDEQPDIVHLQWPESVCRHQEIAPEEILNAFPDVLGRLRTAGIKLFWTMHNLLPHDRAKADFWRRFYQLFADHCDVCCHHSEWGKSVALDAYVYPRAQHVVLRHGYFHQDVFPAVEKSKARQELGLPSDARIFLNVGSLRPDKQVAEIIDVFEGRQDVLLLAGSANSDYAKQQIARAESLSNVVIHPGFIDDQQVSLMANAADCFLFMQGDHHLTSGAPHLSQAYLLPQITLDFPYAREVLGEGAVYIESSERRFERLASTLDALDTSQLNHVVQSVKSSRRLWHWSVIAEETRAAYLQALR from the coding sequence GTGAAGAGCCTTCTCATTAGCGGGCGTTGCCCGTATAACAACCATCAGGAAAATAGCCTTCAGGAAGCCGGTGTGGACGCCCGTATCTACGAAAACTGGGGCATCCATCTGCCCGAGCATTTGGATGCGATCCTCGACGAGCAACCCGACATCGTACACTTGCAATGGCCGGAGTCTGTTTGCCGCCACCAGGAGATCGCGCCAGAGGAAATCCTGAATGCATTTCCGGATGTTTTGGGTCGACTGCGAACCGCGGGGATCAAGCTCTTTTGGACAATGCATAATCTGCTACCTCATGATCGCGCGAAGGCCGATTTCTGGCGACGATTTTACCAGCTTTTCGCGGACCATTGCGACGTCTGTTGCCACCATTCGGAGTGGGGGAAGTCGGTTGCGCTTGATGCCTATGTCTATCCCCGAGCGCAGCACGTGGTGTTGCGGCATGGTTATTTCCATCAGGATGTTTTCCCTGCAGTGGAGAAAAGCAAGGCGCGGCAGGAGCTTGGCTTGCCGAGCGATGCACGGATTTTCCTGAACGTCGGATCGCTGCGTCCGGATAAGCAGGTCGCCGAAATCATTGACGTTTTCGAGGGGCGGCAAGACGTGTTGCTTCTGGCCGGTAGCGCCAACTCCGACTATGCGAAACAGCAAATTGCGCGCGCCGAATCGTTGAGCAATGTGGTCATCCATCCGGGCTTTATCGACGACCAGCAAGTTTCCCTGATGGCCAACGCGGCGGATTGCTTTCTCTTCATGCAGGGTGATCATCACCTGACATCCGGTGCTCCGCATTTATCGCAGGCTTATCTGTTGCCACAGATCACGCTGGATTTCCCCTACGCGCGGGAGGTGCTGGGCGAAGGCGCGGTTTACATCGAGTCCAGCGAACGCCGCTTCGAGCGCCTCGCAAGCACTCTGGATGCCCTCGATACCTCGCAGTTGAACCACGTAGTGCAATCCGTAAAAAGCAGTCGACGCCTATGGCATTGGAGCGTGATTGCCGAGGAAACCAGGGCCGCATACCTACAAGCATTGCGCTAA
- a CDS encoding glycosyltransferase family protein, with the protein MAKQKLKFMFIVQGEGRGHFTQAMALRKLLASHGHEVVQVLVGKNDRRDIPQFFKDGIFAPVRMFRSPTFVVDANRRGILIGPTIFKNLLRLPLYIKSFFVIRRRIRRDKPDVVVNFYELLAGLSFMAFRPRKTKIMCVGHQYLLHHPDFEFPPGKVVDRYLLLFNNWLTAFGADKLLALSFREMDDLPDRKIFVMPPLLRDEVLALKPSSGDFILLYILNDGYAEEIAKWQKQNPHVVIHGFWDRPGAEEVEEFQPNLFFHKLSGTKFLERMSQCKAFVSTAGFESICEAMYLDKPVMMRPTGGHFEQQCNAIDAVKAGAGMAAEAFHLDEFMTFIERDRPPNAAFRNWARRADQRFLQMLTGEASIQQPGEETAEELRPASQ; encoded by the coding sequence TTGGCTAAGCAAAAATTAAAGTTCATGTTCATTGTCCAGGGCGAGGGCCGTGGGCATTTCACGCAGGCGATGGCCCTGCGCAAGCTGCTCGCCAGTCATGGACATGAGGTCGTGCAGGTGCTCGTCGGCAAAAATGACCGCCGCGATATCCCGCAGTTTTTCAAGGACGGTATCTTTGCACCGGTGCGGATGTTTCGTAGCCCGACTTTTGTCGTGGACGCCAACCGCCGCGGCATCCTGATCGGGCCGACTATCTTTAAAAACCTGCTGCGACTGCCGCTCTACATTAAGAGCTTTTTCGTGATCCGTCGCCGCATCCGCCGCGACAAGCCCGACGTGGTGGTCAATTTCTACGAACTGCTGGCCGGGCTGTCCTTCATGGCCTTCCGCCCACGCAAGACGAAGATCATGTGCGTGGGGCACCAGTATTTGCTGCATCATCCGGATTTCGAGTTTCCGCCTGGCAAGGTGGTCGATCGCTACTTGCTGCTGTTTAACAACTGGCTGACGGCTTTTGGCGCGGATAAATTGCTGGCGCTGTCGTTCCGCGAGATGGACGACTTGCCCGACCGAAAAATCTTCGTAATGCCGCCGCTGCTCCGCGATGAAGTTCTCGCGCTCAAACCAAGCAGCGGTGACTTCATTTTGCTCTACATCCTCAATGACGGTTACGCGGAGGAAATTGCCAAGTGGCAGAAGCAAAATCCGCATGTCGTGATCCACGGTTTCTGGGATCGGCCCGGTGCCGAGGAAGTCGAGGAGTTTCAGCCCAACTTGTTTTTCCACAAGCTGTCGGGGACAAAGTTTCTGGAGCGCATGTCGCAGTGTAAGGCCTTTGTGTCGACGGCTGGTTTTGAGTCCATTTGCGAGGCGATGTATCTCGACAAGCCGGTGATGATGCGGCCTACGGGCGGCCACTTCGAGCAGCAGTGCAACGCGATTGACGCCGTCAAGGCAGGTGCCGGTATGGCCGCCGAGGCCTTCCACCTGGACGAGTTCATGACCTTCATTGAGCGCGATCGGCCACCGAATGCCGCGTTTCGCAACTGGGCGCGCCGCGCTGACCAGCGTTTCCTCCAAATGCTGACGGGTGAAGCCTCCATTCAGCAGCCGGGCGAAGAAACTGCTGAAGAGCTAAGACCAGCCTCGCAATAG
- a CDS encoding histidine phosphatase family protein: MSDFPKIILARHGETDWTISRQHTGRTDLPLTEGGRKEAEHVRQRLADQCDGHEYCPMPKHVFSSPLKRAKETCEIVTGSHGFGLWDDLMEWNYGDYEGLTTKEIQVNNPGWNIFKDGAPGGESVAEISARADRVVARLREIDSPELFVFSHGHFLRVLMARWLNQPAAAGAYFVLSTAAVVVVGYEHNLDEPCIRF; this comes from the coding sequence GTGAGTGACTTTCCTAAAATCATCCTCGCCCGCCATGGCGAAACCGACTGGACCATTAGCCGTCAGCACACCGGGCGCACCGACTTGCCGCTGACCGAAGGTGGCCGCAAGGAGGCCGAACACGTGCGCCAGCGTTTGGCCGACCAATGCGATGGCCACGAGTATTGCCCGATGCCGAAGCATGTCTTCAGCAGTCCGCTCAAACGCGCCAAAGAAACCTGCGAAATTGTCACCGGGAGCCATGGTTTCGGGCTGTGGGACGACCTCATGGAGTGGAACTACGGCGACTACGAAGGGCTGACGACGAAGGAAATCCAAGTCAACAACCCGGGCTGGAACATCTTTAAGGACGGCGCACCGGGCGGCGAAAGCGTGGCCGAAATCAGTGCTCGCGCCGATCGCGTGGTCGCCCGGTTAAGGGAGATCGACTCGCCCGAGCTTTTCGTCTTTTCGCACGGGCATTTCCTGCGCGTGCTCATGGCACGTTGGCTGAACCAACCGGCGGCAGCAGGTGCCTATTTTGTGCTGTCGACGGCGGCCGTTGTCGTTGTCGGCTACGAGCACAATCTCGACGAGCCGTGTATTCGGTTTTAG
- a CDS encoding phosphotransferase, with protein MNIPVPGSIDEISPAWVTEILRSGGAIQQASITQIESRILGQDIGFLSVVARLGLTYDAKEPNAPEAVVIKIETQHEKLREIGQEVQAFQREIRFYKDVAPAVDVRLPKIYFACDEPPNMAIVMEDLSYCRAGDQVQGMDLDLVLATAAIIGRLQAKYWNNDALASLDWMPETNDIEFNFDANWDSCEQHFGHLIPEEGKALGRRMKAHIPWLFNEIAHRPKTIVHNDLREDNLLFDESGAETEVIILDWQLATRSMGVFDVARLMAASALPEKRRGHEIEILRAWYAALVAEGVTDYYWQEALYDLRLALLQFICFPVKFHTAFIGNSGRSAELTKVIFSRGFASAIDLQAGVAMPG; from the coding sequence ATGAATATTCCCGTCCCCGGAAGTATTGACGAAATCTCCCCTGCCTGGGTTACTGAAATCCTCCGCTCTGGCGGTGCCATCCAGCAGGCATCGATTACGCAAATCGAGAGCCGCATACTCGGCCAGGATATCGGTTTTTTGAGCGTGGTGGCGCGCCTGGGGCTCACCTACGACGCCAAAGAGCCCAACGCACCGGAGGCCGTCGTCATCAAGATTGAAACCCAGCACGAAAAGCTCCGCGAGATCGGCCAGGAGGTGCAGGCCTTTCAGCGCGAGATTCGTTTCTATAAAGATGTGGCACCCGCTGTCGACGTGCGGCTGCCGAAGATTTACTTTGCCTGTGATGAACCTCCCAACATGGCCATCGTCATGGAAGACCTGTCCTACTGCCGGGCCGGCGACCAAGTGCAAGGTATGGATCTCGACCTCGTCCTGGCAACGGCGGCAATCATCGGCCGCCTACAGGCAAAATACTGGAACAACGACGCCCTCGCCTCGCTGGACTGGATGCCCGAAACGAATGACATCGAGTTTAATTTCGACGCGAACTGGGACTCCTGCGAACAGCATTTCGGCCACCTGATTCCCGAGGAAGGCAAGGCGCTGGGCCGCCGGATGAAGGCGCACATTCCATGGTTGTTTAACGAGATCGCGCACCGGCCCAAGACCATTGTCCACAATGACCTGCGCGAGGACAATCTGCTCTTCGACGAATCGGGCGCGGAGACGGAGGTAATCATCCTTGATTGGCAGTTGGCCACGCGGAGCATGGGCGTGTTTGACGTGGCTCGCCTGATGGCTGCCAGCGCACTGCCCGAAAAACGTCGCGGCCACGAAATCGAAATCCTGCGCGCCTGGTATGCGGCGCTCGTCGCAGAAGGCGTGACCGATTATTATTGGCAAGAGGCGCTCTACGACCTCCGCCTGGCGCTGCTGCAGTTCATCTGTTTTCCGGTGAAATTTCACACCGCGTTCATCGGCAATTCCGGTCGCTCAGCCGAGTTGACCAAAGTTATTTTCTCACGCGGTTTTGCCTCGGCGATTGATTTGCAGGCAGGCGTGGCGATGCCGGGCTAG
- a CDS encoding cyclic nucleotide-binding domain-containing protein, producing the protein MIEPASMQRRRYSAGSVIFQQGETSQEVYRIVSGRVEVGIDQGNGSNVVLATLGEEDVFGEMAMIDESPRSATVTVVDDCDVEVMEPGDFTETFFTNPVVLAPYLACLIDRLRTANEKVFDLSKQLSEKANGSSRSPLIKRGTRPLFSNGLVLIPKSASAQKTLASPRVPISKFPFRIGRSGGNGTDLLQRNDLSLVNVDPSQVAKNHISIEQEDGAIWVRDRKTRRGTMVNGRRLHQDDGALVCRLTKSVNEIILGDERSPAVYELRTLQA; encoded by the coding sequence ATGATAGAACCTGCCTCAATGCAAAGAAGGCGCTACTCTGCTGGATCGGTGATATTCCAACAAGGTGAGACCTCCCAGGAGGTTTACCGAATTGTTTCCGGACGTGTTGAAGTGGGCATTGATCAGGGCAACGGCAGCAACGTCGTCCTGGCTACGCTCGGCGAAGAAGACGTGTTCGGCGAGATGGCGATGATCGACGAAAGCCCGCGCTCGGCGACGGTGACGGTGGTCGATGACTGCGATGTAGAGGTCATGGAACCGGGCGATTTCACCGAGACGTTTTTCACGAATCCTGTCGTGCTGGCCCCCTACCTCGCCTGCCTGATCGACCGCCTGCGCACGGCGAACGAGAAAGTATTCGACCTGTCGAAACAGCTTTCAGAGAAAGCAAACGGCTCATCGCGTAGCCCCCTGATCAAGCGCGGCACACGGCCACTCTTTAGCAATGGACTGGTGCTCATCCCCAAGTCGGCCTCGGCACAAAAAACGCTGGCCAGCCCGCGCGTGCCTATCTCCAAATTCCCCTTTCGCATCGGTCGCTCCGGTGGTAATGGCACGGACCTACTCCAGAGAAACGACCTTTCGCTCGTGAACGTCGACCCGAGCCAAGTCGCGAAAAACCACATCTCCATTGAGCAGGAGGACGGCGCGATCTGGGTGCGCGATCGCAAGACGCGCCGCGGCACAATGGTCAACGGGCGACGCCTGCATCAGGACGACGGCGCGCTTGTGTGCCGCCTGACTAAATCGGTCAATGAGATCATCCTTGGTGACGAGCGCAGTCCGGCGGTTTACGAACTACGAACGCTCCAGGCTTAG
- a CDS encoding ATP-binding protein, with product MPESSLWSFSLCEMRELDECKSQLAAYLHQSGAPDETIEDAKLVAEELINNVLQYGECPQAPQVEVLCELTPAIRLTITDNCTAFNPLEEIPPANLSADDEERADGGFGFLIVQKIAANLKYNRRNHRNVLQITLPSIPTETSCH from the coding sequence ATGCCTGAATCGTCTCTCTGGAGTTTTTCGCTCTGCGAAATGCGTGAGCTGGATGAATGCAAATCCCAGTTGGCAGCCTATCTGCACCAATCTGGTGCGCCGGACGAGACGATTGAGGATGCCAAGCTCGTCGCCGAAGAGCTCATCAACAATGTGCTTCAGTATGGTGAATGCCCACAGGCACCGCAGGTAGAGGTATTGTGCGAATTAACACCCGCGATACGCCTGACGATCACGGATAACTGCACCGCCTTCAACCCGCTGGAGGAGATTCCGCCAGCGAATTTATCGGCCGATGACGAGGAGCGCGCCGACGGCGGTTTCGGTTTTCTTATCGTTCAGAAAATTGCGGCCAACTTGAAATATAATCGACGCAACCATCGCAACGTCCTACAAATAACTCTGCCATCCATACCTACTGAAACGTCATGCCATTAG
- a CDS encoding STAS domain-containing protein, producing MPLEIDSLELSNGRITCFLNGSLDSNTAQDFDQRILELIGPNTKTVVLDLKDLKYISSAGLRSFAKLRRQLTGRGGQAVFVNLSPQVEKVFDIVKAIPLREVFSSTAEMDNYLKNVQENV from the coding sequence ATGCCATTAGAAATTGACTCTCTTGAATTGTCGAATGGTCGCATTACTTGCTTCCTCAACGGCTCGCTCGATTCAAACACGGCACAGGATTTCGACCAGCGGATTCTGGAGCTCATCGGTCCGAACACGAAAACCGTGGTGCTCGATCTAAAAGACTTGAAATATATTTCCAGCGCGGGCCTCCGTTCGTTCGCCAAGTTGCGCCGCCAATTGACCGGCCGCGGTGGCCAAGCAGTATTTGTCAACTTGTCTCCGCAAGTGGAGAAAGTCTTCGATATCGTGAAAGCGATCCCCCTGCGCGAAGTGTTCAGCAGCACAGCCGAAATGGACAACTATTTGAAAAACGTTCAGGAGAACGTTTAG